From one Bacteroides fragilis NCTC 9343 genomic stretch:
- a CDS encoding class I fructose-bisphosphate aldolase encodes MNKIIELLGNQAEYYLNHTCKTIDKSLIHVPSPDTIDKIWIDSDRNIQTLRSLQTLLGHGRLANTGYVSILPVDQDIEHTAGASFAPNPIYFDPENIVKLAIEGGCNAVASTFGNLGAVARKYAHKIPFVVKLNHNELLSYPNTYDQVLFGTVKEAWEMGAVAVGATIYFGSEQSRRQLVEIAEAFDYAHELGMATILWCYLRNNEFKKDGIDYHAAADLTGQANRLGVTIKADIVKQKLPTNNGGFKAIHFGKTDERMYTELTTDHPIDLCRYQVANGYMGRVGLINSGGESHGASDLKDAVVTAVVNKRAGGMGLISGRKAFQKPMNEGVELLHAIQDVYLDASVTIA; translated from the coding sequence ATGAATAAAATAATAGAACTGTTGGGAAATCAGGCTGAATATTACCTGAACCACACTTGCAAAACCATTGATAAATCACTGATTCACGTACCGTCACCGGATACAATCGATAAGATATGGATTGACTCTGACCGTAACATACAGACTTTGCGCAGTTTGCAGACATTGCTGGGGCATGGTCGTCTGGCAAACACCGGATATGTATCCATTCTTCCGGTCGATCAGGACATCGAACATACGGCCGGAGCTTCGTTCGCTCCGAATCCGATTTATTTCGATCCGGAAAACATTGTGAAGCTTGCCATTGAAGGCGGTTGTAATGCAGTTGCATCCACTTTCGGCAATCTGGGTGCTGTTGCCCGAAAATATGCGCATAAGATACCGTTTGTAGTAAAACTGAACCATAATGAGTTGTTGTCTTATCCCAATACTTACGATCAGGTTCTGTTTGGCACCGTCAAGGAGGCTTGGGAAATGGGGGCAGTGGCTGTAGGTGCTACTATCTATTTCGGTTCCGAACAGAGTCGCCGCCAATTGGTGGAAATCGCTGAGGCTTTCGATTATGCGCATGAACTGGGTATGGCCACCATCCTGTGGTGCTATCTGCGTAACAACGAGTTCAAGAAAGATGGTATAGACTATCATGCGGCTGCTGACCTTACCGGACAAGCCAACCGTCTGGGAGTTACCATCAAGGCCGATATCGTAAAACAGAAATTGCCGACTAACAATGGTGGTTTCAAAGCGATTCATTTCGGAAAGACGGATGAAAGAATGTATACCGAGCTGACTACGGACCATCCGATCGATCTTTGCCGCTATCAGGTGGCCAATGGATATATGGGACGTGTCGGGCTGATCAACTCCGGTGGAGAGTCACATGGAGCGTCCGACCTGAAGGATGCTGTCGTTACGGCAGTAGTAAACAAACGTGCCGGCGGTATGGGATTGATCAGCGGACGTAAAGCTTTCCAGAAACCCATGAACGAAGGAGTGGAGTTACTTCACGCCATTCAGGATGTCTATCTGGATGCGTCTGTCACCATTGCCTGA
- a CDS encoding PDZ domain-containing protein has product MRKLFFPLLLFVSGLLSAQTEITLYVSPSGSDHHPGTAEKPMATLEYAWKKASRQAGRRSITIYCEGTNYLSAPILITNETSGTPEHPIRFSSYPGQKAVISGSRILRNLRWKEYKNGIMQAKVEEELIPDQLFVNGKKQISARYPNFDPNIRIFNGYAADACSPERVKNWSNPAGGYLHAMHSREWGGYQYSIEGKDAKGELILEGGFQNNRQMGMHRTYRMVENIFEELDAEGEWYFDKETHTLYFYPPRELDLQTALFEVPQAENLFILKGKPGSPVRHVSVDHLELTQTLRTFMKTNEPLLRSDWKIYRGGALIIENAEKCSVNGCYLHDIGGNAIFFSNYNRNHRVSQNHITRIGASAVCFVGSPDAVRSPLFEYGKSQTWEQMDKGTGPLTPDYPSDCLVDDNLIHSIGETEKQGAGIQLSMSARITIRNNSIYDLPRAGINVSEGTWGGHLIEGNDVFDTVLETGDHGSFNSWGRDRYWHPDRNVMDEFAKEHPQMVFRDATETTVIRNNRWRCDHGWDIDLDDGSSNYHIYNNLCLHGGLKLREGFARTVENNIMVNNTFHPHVWFANSQDIFRHNIVTTPYRPIQVKEWGKETDTNFFVTKQGLEQAQKRGTDLHSLYGDPLFIAPEKGDYRVKENSPALKTGFRNFDMEHFGVQCPHLKALAATPELPVFKIPEEKPETVQTYSWKGLTLKEVSTEGERSATGLDKIRGILVVQVEKGITALQANDVILRINGKPVDNRTDMETEIRKSPEGNKFRIIFFRNQKENAVTM; this is encoded by the coding sequence ATGAGAAAGCTCTTTTTTCCATTACTACTATTCGTATCCGGTCTGCTATCCGCCCAAACAGAGATAACACTCTATGTATCACCTTCGGGCAGCGACCATCATCCCGGAACAGCGGAAAAGCCGATGGCTACTTTAGAATATGCCTGGAAAAAGGCCTCACGGCAGGCCGGCCGGCGTTCCATCACCATCTACTGCGAAGGCACCAACTACCTGTCCGCTCCGATTCTTATCACAAACGAGACTTCGGGCACACCCGAACATCCGATCCGTTTTTCTTCGTATCCCGGACAAAAGGCGGTCATCAGCGGTTCGCGTATACTCCGGAACCTGCGTTGGAAAGAGTATAAAAACGGTATCATGCAAGCCAAAGTGGAAGAAGAACTGATCCCCGACCAGCTCTTTGTGAACGGGAAAAAACAGATATCGGCACGGTATCCGAATTTTGATCCGAATATACGCATCTTCAACGGATATGCAGCTGACGCCTGCTCACCCGAACGTGTGAAAAACTGGAGCAACCCCGCGGGAGGTTATCTGCACGCCATGCACAGCAGAGAATGGGGAGGCTACCAATACAGCATCGAAGGCAAAGACGCCAAGGGCGAACTGATACTGGAAGGCGGATTTCAGAACAACCGCCAGATGGGTATGCACCGCACCTACCGCATGGTAGAAAACATCTTTGAAGAGTTGGATGCCGAAGGGGAATGGTATTTTGATAAAGAAACCCATACACTCTATTTCTATCCGCCGCGAGAACTCGACCTGCAAACCGCCTTATTCGAAGTGCCGCAGGCAGAAAACCTCTTTATCCTGAAAGGAAAACCCGGAAGTCCGGTCCGTCACGTATCCGTAGACCATTTGGAACTGACACAAACCCTGCGCACCTTTATGAAAACCAATGAACCCCTATTGCGCAGTGACTGGAAAATCTATCGGGGAGGAGCCCTGATAATTGAAAATGCCGAAAAATGCTCTGTAAACGGCTGCTACCTGCACGATATAGGAGGCAATGCTATCTTCTTCTCCAATTATAACCGCAACCACCGTGTCAGCCAAAATCATATCACCCGTATAGGAGCCAGTGCCGTTTGCTTTGTAGGCTCTCCGGATGCCGTCCGTTCCCCTCTGTTCGAGTACGGAAAGTCGCAAACCTGGGAGCAGATGGATAAAGGGACAGGCCCCCTCACCCCCGACTATCCCTCAGACTGCCTGGTGGACGACAATCTGATTCACTCGATCGGAGAGACAGAAAAGCAGGGAGCCGGTATCCAACTATCTATGTCCGCACGAATCACCATCCGTAACAACAGTATTTACGACCTGCCCCGTGCCGGCATCAACGTCAGTGAAGGTACCTGGGGAGGACATCTGATAGAAGGAAACGATGTGTTCGACACCGTACTTGAAACAGGCGACCACGGGTCCTTCAACTCCTGGGGACGCGACCGCTATTGGCATCCCGACCGGAATGTGATGGATGAATTCGCGAAAGAACATCCTCAAATGGTATTCCGGGACGCTACCGAAACGACTGTCATCCGCAACAACCGCTGGAGGTGTGACCATGGATGGGACATCGATCTGGACGACGGTTCTTCCAACTATCACATCTACAACAACCTCTGCCTACACGGAGGATTGAAATTGCGCGAAGGCTTCGCGCGAACGGTGGAAAACAACATTATGGTCAACAACACATTCCATCCGCACGTCTGGTTTGCAAACTCTCAAGACATTTTCCGTCATAACATCGTCACGACTCCCTATCGCCCCATTCAGGTAAAGGAATGGGGAAAGGAAACAGATACTAACTTTTTTGTCACCAAGCAAGGACTGGAACAGGCACAAAAGAGAGGAACGGACCTCCATTCACTTTACGGTGATCCACTCTTCATCGCTCCTGAAAAAGGAGACTACCGGGTAAAAGAAAATTCGCCTGCCTTGAAGACGGGGTTCCGGAATTTCGATATGGAGCACTTCGGCGTACAATGCCCACACCTGAAAGCTTTGGCGGCTACTCCGGAATTGCCGGTTTTCAAAATTCCGGAAGAAAAGCCGGAGACGGTACAGACGTATTCGTGGAAGGGGTTAACATTGAAAGAGGTGTCGACCGAAGGAGAACGTTCGGCCACGGGGCTCGACAAAATACGAGGCATACTGGTAGTGCAGGTCGAAAAGGGAATAACCGCCCTGCAAGCCAACGACGTGATTCTGCGCATTAACGGCAAACCGGTAGATAACCGGACGGATATGGAAACCGAGATCCGGAAGTCACCCGAAGGCAATAAGTTCCGGATCATCTTCTTCCGAAATCAGAAAGAAAATGCGGTAACGATGTAA
- a CDS encoding arylsulfatase: MKRIEIYIGLSVFALSAKSQVKESRPNVIYIIMDDLGYGDIGCYGSEKIETPNIDRLYKDGISFTQHYTGSPVSAPARCVLMTGMHSGHAQIRANDEMAYRGAIMNYDSMYVHPGLEGQYPLKAHTMTLGRMMQQAGYVTGCFGKWGLGAPGTEGTPNKQGFDSFYGYNCQRQAHSYYPAFLYKNEDRVYLANKVLDPHTTKLDAGADPRDEAAYAKFSQKEYANDLIFDELISFVGQNRKKPFFLMWTTPLPHVSLQAPEKWVKYYVGKFGDEAPYIGKAGYMPCRYPHATYAAMISYFDEQIGKLIEKLKKERLYDNTVIMFTSDNGPTFNGGSDSPWFDSGGPFRSEYGWGKCFVHEGGIRIPAIVTWPGKIKPSTQSDHICGFQDVMPTLADIANIACPETDGISFLPALLGETERQKEHEYLYWEYPDPTIGLKAIRMGKWKGIVNNIRKGNSTMELYDLESDLREEHDVAAEHPDIVRKLTRLMEKSHTEPENPKFRF; this comes from the coding sequence ATGAAAAGAATAGAAATCTATATCGGACTGTCCGTTTTCGCTTTATCGGCCAAAAGCCAGGTGAAAGAATCTCGACCCAATGTCATATATATCATAATGGATGATCTGGGCTACGGGGATATCGGTTGTTATGGTTCGGAGAAAATAGAAACACCGAACATCGATCGGTTGTATAAGGATGGCATCAGTTTCACACAGCATTACACAGGTTCACCCGTTTCGGCACCCGCCCGCTGTGTGTTGATGACAGGTATGCACTCGGGACATGCGCAAATCCGGGCTAATGATGAAATGGCTTATCGGGGCGCTATCATGAATTACGACTCCATGTATGTACATCCCGGTTTGGAGGGGCAGTATCCTTTGAAAGCCCATACCATGACTCTCGGAAGAATGATGCAGCAAGCCGGATACGTCACCGGATGCTTTGGAAAATGGGGACTGGGGGCTCCGGGCACGGAAGGTACTCCCAACAAACAGGGATTCGACAGTTTCTACGGATACAACTGCCAGCGGCAGGCACACAGTTATTACCCCGCCTTTTTGTATAAGAATGAAGACCGGGTATACTTGGCCAATAAAGTGCTCGATCCTCACACGACCAAGCTGGATGCAGGAGCCGACCCCCGTGATGAAGCCGCCTATGCCAAGTTCTCGCAGAAAGAGTATGCCAATGATCTTATTTTCGATGAACTGATTTCGTTTGTCGGGCAGAACAGAAAGAAACCGTTTTTCCTGATGTGGACTACTCCGCTACCGCACGTGTCGTTGCAGGCACCGGAGAAATGGGTGAAGTATTATGTCGGGAAGTTTGGAGACGAAGCCCCCTACATCGGAAAAGCCGGATATATGCCTTGTCGCTATCCGCATGCGACTTATGCTGCTATGATCAGTTATTTTGACGAGCAAATAGGCAAGCTGATAGAGAAGCTGAAGAAGGAACGTCTGTACGACAATACGGTTATCATGTTTACTTCCGATAATGGACCGACTTTTAATGGCGGTAGCGATTCTCCGTGGTTCGACAGCGGAGGTCCTTTCAGGTCTGAGTATGGTTGGGGAAAATGTTTTGTTCACGAAGGAGGAATACGTATCCCTGCTATTGTCACCTGGCCCGGGAAAATCAAACCGTCTACCCAGAGCGATCATATCTGCGGATTTCAGGATGTGATGCCTACCTTGGCGGATATCGCAAACATTGCTTGTCCGGAGACCGATGGCATCAGTTTCTTGCCTGCTTTGCTTGGCGAAACGGAACGCCAGAAAGAACACGAATATTTGTATTGGGAATATCCCGATCCCACAATCGGCCTCAAAGCCATTCGCATGGGTAAGTGGAAAGGAATTGTCAACAACATCCGTAAGGGCAACTCTACAATGGAGCTTTATGACTTGGAGAGTGATCTTAGGGAAGAACATGATGTGGCTGCCGAACATCCCGATATCGTCCGGAAACTGACGAGGTTGATGGAAAAGTCACATACCGAGCCGGAGAATCCCAAATTCAGGTTCTGA
- a CDS encoding ATP-binding cassette domain-containing protein, which translates to MEQYTFNIAGGVARNPLVRLAQPVTAQIATGEHIAIVGPNGGGKSLFVDTLLGKYPLREGTLDYDFSPSSTRTVYDNVKYIAFRDTYGAADANYYYQQRWNAHDQEDASTVREMLGEIKDERLKEELFELFHIEPLLDKKIILLSSGELRKFQLTKTLLTAPRVLIMDNPFIGLDAPTRELLFSLLERLTRLSSVQIILVLSMLDDIPSFITHVIPVEDLHVLPKMEREAYLASFCVTDEAEVLDALQQRIAGLPYDGANYDSGEVVKLNKVSIRYDDRTILKELDWTVRRGEKWALSGENGAGKSTLLSLVCADNPQSYACDISLFGRKRGTGESIWEIKKHIGYVSPEMHRAYLKNLPAIEIVASGLHDSIGLYKRPQESQMAACEWWMDVFGIAALKDKPFLQLSSGEQRLALLARAFVKDPELLILDEPLHGLDTYNRRRVKKIIEAFCRRQDKTMIMVTHYESELPSTITDRLFLKRNR; encoded by the coding sequence ATGGAACAATACACATTCAATATAGCGGGTGGCGTGGCACGCAACCCGCTTGTGCGTTTGGCACAACCTGTCACAGCACAAATCGCTACCGGCGAACATATCGCCATCGTAGGACCCAATGGGGGAGGGAAAAGCTTGTTTGTAGACACGCTTTTGGGTAAATATCCTTTGCGTGAGGGTACATTGGACTACGATTTTTCTCCTTCTTCTACCCGGACGGTATATGATAACGTGAAATATATTGCTTTCCGTGACACCTATGGGGCGGCGGATGCCAACTATTACTATCAGCAACGCTGGAATGCCCACGATCAGGAAGATGCCTCTACGGTGCGGGAGATGTTGGGAGAGATCAAGGATGAAAGACTGAAAGAGGAATTGTTCGAACTCTTCCACATCGAGCCATTGTTGGACAAGAAGATCATTCTTCTTTCCAGTGGCGAATTACGTAAATTTCAACTGACTAAAACCCTCCTGACAGCTCCCCGGGTATTGATTATGGACAATCCTTTTATCGGTTTGGATGCACCTACCCGTGAATTGCTTTTCTCGCTGCTCGAACGTCTCACCCGCTTGTCATCCGTGCAAATCATTCTTGTGCTTTCGATGCTCGATGATATCCCTTCGTTCATTACCCATGTGATTCCGGTAGAAGACCTGCACGTGCTTCCGAAAATGGAAAGGGAGGCTTATCTGGCTTCATTTTGTGTGACCGATGAGGCCGAAGTCCTGGACGCACTGCAACAGCGTATAGCCGGATTACCTTATGACGGAGCAAACTATGACTCCGGGGAGGTGGTAAAATTAAATAAGGTAAGTATTCGTTATGATGACCGCACTATCCTGAAGGAGCTCGACTGGACAGTCCGCCGGGGTGAAAAGTGGGCATTGAGTGGAGAAAACGGTGCCGGTAAATCTACACTGCTCAGCTTGGTTTGTGCGGACAACCCTCAGTCGTACGCCTGTGACATCAGTCTTTTCGGACGTAAGCGGGGTACGGGCGAAAGCATTTGGGAGATTAAAAAACACATCGGTTACGTCAGTCCTGAAATGCACCGTGCCTATCTCAAAAATCTGCCGGCCATTGAGATTGTGGCTTCTGGATTGCATGACAGCATCGGTTTGTACAAACGCCCGCAGGAAAGCCAGATGGCTGCCTGCGAGTGGTGGATGGATGTGTTCGGCATTGCGGCTCTGAAGGACAAACCTTTTCTTCAGCTGTCGAGCGGTGAGCAGCGTCTGGCATTATTGGCCCGTGCTTTTGTGAAAGATCCGGAATTGCTTATTCTGGACGAGCCGCTGCACGGACTCGATACGTATAATCGCCGGCGGGTGAAAAAGATTATCGAAGCTTTTTGCCGTCGGCAGGACAAGACGATGATTATGGTAACCCATTACGAATCGGAACTTCCTTCTACCATCACCGACCGCCTTTTCCTGAAAAGAAATCGTTGA
- the gpmA gene encoding 2,3-diphosphoglycerate-dependent phosphoglycerate mutase encodes MKKIVLLRHGESAWNKENRFTGWTDVDLTEKGIAEACKAGELLKENGFNFDKAYTSYLKRAVKTLNCVLDRMDQDWIPVEKSWRLNEKHYGDLQGLNKSETAAKYGDEQVLIWRRSYDIAPNALSEDDPRNPRFENRYQEVPDAELPRTESLKDTIERIMPYWKCIIFPNLKTADEILVVAHGNSLRGIIKHLKHISDEEIVKLNLPTAVPYVFEFSDELNLEKDYFLGDPEEIRKLMEAVANQGKKK; translated from the coding sequence ATGAAAAAGATTGTATTGCTCCGTCATGGAGAAAGTGCATGGAACAAAGAGAACCGTTTTACCGGTTGGACAGATGTCGATCTGACAGAAAAAGGAATTGCCGAAGCCTGTAAAGCAGGCGAACTACTGAAAGAGAATGGATTTAACTTCGATAAAGCTTATACGTCATACCTTAAACGAGCGGTGAAAACGCTGAATTGCGTACTCGACCGGATGGATCAGGACTGGATTCCGGTAGAGAAAAGCTGGCGCCTGAATGAAAAACATTACGGCGATCTGCAAGGACTGAACAAAAGCGAAACAGCCGCTAAATACGGGGATGAACAGGTGCTTATCTGGCGCAGGAGTTATGATATAGCTCCCAATGCCCTGTCGGAAGACGATCCGAGAAATCCCCGCTTTGAGAATCGTTATCAGGAAGTACCCGATGCGGAACTTCCCCGGACAGAATCTCTGAAAGATACCATCGAACGTATCATGCCTTATTGGAAGTGTATCATCTTCCCGAATCTGAAAACGGCTGATGAAATTCTGGTTGTTGCCCACGGAAATAGTTTGCGCGGCATCATCAAGCACTTGAAGCACATCTCCGATGAAGAGATCGTAAAACTGAATCTGCCGACTGCCGTCCCTTACGTATTTGAGTTCAGTGACGAACTGAATCTGGAAAAAGACTATTTCCTGGGTGATCCCGAAGAAATCCGTAAGTTGATGGAAGCGGTTGCCAACCAGGGAAAGAAAAAATAA
- a CDS encoding ligand-binding sensor domain-containing protein: MKNNPYTGFLTWLTVLFTVCCLPLKASHYYYKQISLKEGLPSTVRCVYTEPKGFVWIGTNAGLGRFDGQKLRKYVHRQEDVHSLPHNYIHQITEDIQHNIWILTDGGIAQYRRSSDDFAIPLDDRGHPILAYSACLTEQGVIFGGRNRIYRYDYDSRSIKLLLDFSSDPYFAISAISRWDEETLLCCSRWQGLRLINLRSGERRLPPFDCGKEIMALLIDSHNRIWLAPYNEGLRCFNPEGRLLASYTTDNSGLSNNVVLSMAERDSHIWVGTDGGGINIIHPDSHRITVLEHIPGDNYSLPVNSILSLYNDNYNNMWAGSIRKGLINIREVSMKTYTDVFPGSTQGLSDPTVLSLYQDEPNGRIWIGTDGGGVNSLDPVTEEFRHDRSTWGDKVVSITGFTRESILLSVFSRGLFVYNKENGKRKPLPIDHPDLKQYIYYSGMAVNIYRDEPGSVLLLAGHTYRYDIGSQKIRVVNEEEGMEIAGSMNAIAHNERFTYLHDSRTLYELDRTGNRLKKLFSCTGDTLLYSVSMDEKGDFWIGSNTGLGQYSIRTRQYHPLITSLFGEASSVICDHRGKVWIGADHMLFAWMLQSRKFILFGESDGVIPNEYLAKPRLVSGKGEVYMGGVNGLLCIDNRFPATSSNYPEVVLTDVRVNGEPATNRTAGNPDKLTLPQDSRAITLRVMSHEEDIFRKKRYRYRIDGLNEEPIESYDPELVIRSLPAGNYRIQAACSTQNGDWTPFHPILSLTILPPWYRSGWFIICLLLFVSGGITAIIFAILRRRKNRLKWELKERELQEYEEKIRFLVNVSNELLPSFTEKGERELQIVELIRNRLRNGEKSKAPAEIASSPNIVKEELSQPDETFLRKLNQLITDHLDSPELDVTFLCTEMGLSRASLYNKLKAMTNMGANDYINKFRMEKAIQLISTTDLTFTEIAEKIGFTTSRYFSTSFKQYTGETPTQYKEKIRKSSKV; the protein is encoded by the coding sequence ATGAAAAACAATCCATATACCGGCTTTCTGACCTGGCTGACCGTACTTTTTACTGTCTGTTGCCTCCCGCTGAAAGCCAGCCATTACTACTATAAACAAATTTCCCTGAAGGAGGGACTTCCCTCTACTGTACGTTGTGTCTATACCGAGCCAAAAGGATTTGTATGGATAGGAACCAATGCAGGATTGGGACGATTTGACGGACAAAAGCTGAGAAAATATGTCCACCGGCAAGAGGACGTACATTCGTTGCCGCACAACTACATCCATCAAATTACCGAAGATATTCAACATAATATATGGATACTGACAGACGGTGGAATAGCGCAATATCGCAGGTCAAGTGACGATTTCGCCATTCCGCTAGACGATCGGGGGCATCCGATCCTCGCCTACTCTGCCTGCCTGACAGAACAAGGAGTAATCTTCGGCGGACGCAACCGCATCTATCGCTACGACTATGACAGCCGCTCGATAAAACTCCTGCTGGATTTTAGTTCCGATCCTTATTTCGCTATCTCCGCCATCAGTCGGTGGGATGAAGAGACTCTGCTCTGTTGCAGCCGTTGGCAAGGGCTCCGACTGATCAATCTCCGTTCGGGCGAACGCCGTCTCCCCCCTTTCGACTGCGGAAAGGAGATCATGGCACTCCTGATCGATTCTCACAACCGCATCTGGCTGGCTCCTTATAATGAAGGACTCCGCTGCTTCAACCCCGAAGGCCGACTGCTGGCCTCGTACACCACCGACAATTCCGGGCTCAGCAACAACGTGGTGCTGAGCATGGCCGAACGGGACTCACACATCTGGGTCGGTACAGACGGAGGAGGCATCAACATCATACACCCGGACAGCCATCGAATCACAGTACTCGAACATATTCCGGGAGATAACTATTCGCTTCCGGTTAACTCCATCTTGTCACTCTACAATGACAATTACAATAACATGTGGGCAGGCAGTATCCGCAAAGGATTGATCAATATCCGAGAAGTGTCCATGAAGACCTATACCGATGTCTTTCCCGGAAGCACCCAAGGCCTGAGTGACCCCACCGTGCTGAGTCTGTATCAAGACGAACCGAACGGACGAATCTGGATAGGTACAGATGGTGGGGGTGTCAACAGCCTCGACCCTGTCACCGAAGAGTTCCGTCACGACCGTTCTACCTGGGGTGACAAAGTGGTCTCGATCACCGGATTTACCCGAGAATCCATCCTTTTATCGGTCTTTTCCAGGGGATTGTTTGTTTATAACAAAGAGAACGGTAAGCGGAAACCGCTACCTATCGACCATCCCGACCTCAAACAATATATTTACTATAGCGGTATGGCGGTCAATATCTACCGGGACGAACCGGGCAGCGTACTTTTGTTGGCAGGACATACTTACCGGTATGACATCGGTTCGCAGAAAATACGCGTAGTAAATGAAGAAGAAGGTATGGAGATCGCAGGCAGTATGAATGCCATTGCGCATAACGAACGTTTCACTTACCTGCACGACAGTCGTACCCTCTACGAACTGGATCGAACCGGCAATAGGCTGAAAAAACTTTTCAGCTGCACGGGCGACACACTGCTCTACTCCGTTTCGATGGACGAGAAAGGTGATTTCTGGATAGGCAGCAATACAGGGTTGGGACAATACAGCATCCGGACCCGGCAATATCACCCATTGATCACTTCACTGTTCGGCGAAGCCAGTTCGGTGATATGTGATCATCGGGGAAAAGTATGGATTGGTGCAGACCACATGTTATTTGCCTGGATGCTGCAATCCCGGAAGTTCATTCTTTTCGGTGAATCGGACGGGGTCATTCCGAATGAATATCTTGCCAAGCCCCGGCTCGTCTCAGGGAAGGGTGAAGTCTATATGGGGGGTGTCAATGGGTTGCTCTGTATCGATAACCGCTTCCCGGCAACTTCCTCCAACTATCCGGAAGTAGTACTGACCGATGTACGTGTAAACGGTGAACCGGCCACGAACCGGACGGCAGGAAATCCCGACAAACTCACCCTACCACAAGACAGCCGGGCAATCACCCTGCGCGTGATGTCTCACGAAGAAGACATCTTCCGAAAAAAAAGATACCGCTACCGGATAGACGGACTCAATGAGGAACCGATCGAATCATACGATCCGGAACTGGTCATCCGCTCACTACCGGCAGGCAACTACCGCATACAGGCTGCATGCAGTACTCAAAATGGCGACTGGACTCCCTTCCACCCGATCCTGTCACTGACCATACTCCCTCCCTGGTACCGAAGCGGATGGTTCATCATCTGCTTGTTACTATTTGTGTCGGGAGGCATCACCGCTATCATCTTCGCCATTTTGCGCCGTAGGAAGAACCGGTTGAAATGGGAATTAAAAGAACGGGAATTGCAGGAATATGAAGAAAAGATTCGATTCCTCGTCAATGTCAGCAATGAACTCCTCCCATCGTTCACGGAGAAGGGGGAACGGGAACTGCAAATCGTAGAACTGATACGTAACCGTCTCCGTAACGGCGAAAAAAGCAAAGCACCTGCCGAAATAGCAAGCAGTCCGAATATTGTCAAGGAGGAACTCAGCCAACCCGATGAAACTTTCCTACGGAAGCTGAACCAGTTGATCACCGACCATCTGGACAGTCCCGAACTGGACGTCACATTCCTCTGCACGGAGATGGGATTGAGCCGCGCCTCACTCTATAACAAACTAAAAGCAATGACCAATATGGGAGCCAACGATTACATCAATAAATTCCGTATGGAAAAGGCCATCCAACTGATATCAACCACCGATCTCACTTTCACAGAGATAGCAGAAAAGATAGGATTTACAACATCCCGCTATTTCAGTACATCATTTAAGCAATATACCGGAGAAACACCGACTCAGTATAAAGAGAAAATAAGGAAAAGCAGTAAGGTGTAG